The following proteins come from a genomic window of Aspergillus oryzae RIB40 DNA, chromosome 4:
- a CDS encoding uncharacterized protein (predicted protein) translates to MIVRPSAIHLLLVSTISMVACLEHINPSPDEATVFSLIYGYPLVSYATFALRTLARLNSTSSFYHLRELTTPETTAEVRPNVDTLYSASVIDLSHHDVIVDVPVVDERFWVFPFYDV, encoded by the exons ATGATTGTAAGGCCTTCAGCAATCCATTTACTTCTGGTGTCCACCATTTCTATGGTGGCATGCCTTGAGCATATCAATCCGAGTCCAGACGAGGCAACTGTATTCTCCTTGATT TATGGATATCCACTGGTTTCATATGCCACATTTGCCCTCCGAACGTTGGCCAGGCTGAATTCAACCAGTAGCTTCTATCATTTGCGAGAGCTGACGACGCCTGAAACCACAGCCGAGGTGCGACCCAATGTTGACACGCTGTATTCGGCCTCTGTCATTGATCTGTCACATCACGATGTTATTGTGGATGTTCCAGTTGTTGATGAGCGGTTCTGGGTATTTCCTTTCTACGACGTGTGA
- a CDS encoding uncharacterized protein (predicted protein), which produces MSPRSIVITASLILRSGGASGIGLGITRHFISQPETHITILDINPKTGSETLQELQAEHPSASISFEECDVSSWESQAAVFEKIYAEQGRIDIVFANAGITEKGSLLPAKHDGNEGPPKPNLATLSVNLVGAIYTSSNGLIVCTASNAGLYPFPMAPMYATTKAGVVNLVRSLARPLVAEKIRINALAPAVIVNMVSRKSKGFRNSSGCGDGGCGEVSNLGSVSAVMDSGRFEVTVHSSKVGNVSWRVVRCETCCHLHDSGGRVRGKR; this is translated from the exons ATGTCACCGAGAAGCATTGTTATCACCG CATCATTAATTCTTCGATCAGGAGGGGCCTCAGGTATTGGACTGGGCATTACCCGGCACTTTATCTCACAGCCTGAGACTCACATCACcatcctcgatatcaacCCAAAAACCGGTTCTGAGActcttcaagaacttcaagccGAGCATCCATCAGCTAGCATCTCATTCGAGGAATGCGACGTGTCTTCTTGGGAAAGCCAAGCTGCTGTATTCGAGAAAATATATGCAGAGCAAGGCAGAATCGATATTGTCTTCGCCAATGCGGGGATTACAGAGAAGGGAAGCTTATTGCCCGCAAAGCATGATGGCAACGAAGGACCACCCAAGCCAAACCTCGCTACCTTGAGTGTGAACTTGGTGGGAGCCATATACA cttcttcaaacgGATTGATCGTCTGTACTGCCTCAAATGCAGGCCTCTATCCATTCCCCATGGCGCCGATGTATGCAACCACGAAAGCTGGTGTGGTCAACCTCGTACGATCTCTGGCTCGCCCGTTGGTAGCTGAAAAGATCCGGATCAATGCATTGGCTCCTGCTGTGATTG TCAATATGGTTAgcaggaagagcaaaggCTTTCGAAACAGTAGCGGCTGCGGTGACGGCGGCTGCGGTGAGGTTTCGAACTTGGGGTCTGTAAGTGCCGTCATGGATTCCGGCCGCTTTGAGGTTACTGTTCACTCGAGCAAAGTCGGAAATGTTTCGTGGCGGGTTGTGCGGTGCGAAACGTGCTGTCATCTGCATGATTCTGGTGGCCGGGTccgaggaaagagatga